The Synechocystis sp. PCC 7509 genome includes a window with the following:
- a CDS encoding S8 family peptidase — protein MLDFREDIPATEITKQINQVYSQFNFTPQLNSAFSVSDRVYVVKGDRNTLKSLKKSNLAKNTEYIEPNYIYTALVAPNDPDYSKQWNLRSINIESAWTETKGKDVTVAVIDTGISRVPDLKDTTFVEGYDFVNDRTVADDDNGHGTHVAGTVAQSTNNGYGVAGVAYEASLMPLKVLSSYGGGTVADIAEAIKFAADNGADVINMSLGGGGESQIMKEAIDYAYGKGVVIVAAAGNENQNSASYPARYPHVIAVAAYDAASIKAPYSNFGAGVDISAPGGSDAGKILQDTIDPETGVASIQGFQGTSMAAPHVAGVAALIRASGVTPPEEVLEVLQKSSRGIQEDGLNYYGAGQLDAAAAVKLAQAGKISFPHFFRWLRENGYLSLRFWIDGGAIALLPKIAMVLGSYLLAWFLGAYFPFAWSWALSSGLIAGSSGLFFLRGLYVYDLPQWPFRVLGSSIPELGNALTGDSVLNPLFASVLIPVALIALFLGHPSWKWFAIGTSLGVASCLLVSAVVTPDIWWLGEGFIARTFLIGNAALCYGLAWLAMKGETKTA, from the coding sequence GTGCTGGATTTTCGGGAAGACATACCTGCGACGGAAATCACCAAGCAAATTAATCAGGTTTATAGCCAATTTAATTTTACACCGCAACTTAATAGTGCCTTTTCGGTAAGCGATCGCGTATATGTAGTTAAAGGCGATCGCAATACGCTAAAAAGTTTAAAAAAGTCTAATCTAGCCAAAAACACCGAATATATAGAGCCAAATTACATTTACACGGCTTTAGTTGCTCCCAACGACCCTGACTATAGCAAACAGTGGAACTTGCGTAGTATCAATATCGAATCTGCCTGGACTGAAACTAAAGGTAAAGATGTCACTGTTGCTGTAATCGATACAGGTATCAGCCGTGTACCAGACTTAAAAGATACAACTTTTGTTGAGGGCTACGATTTTGTAAACGATCGCACCGTTGCCGATGATGATAACGGACATGGTACGCACGTAGCGGGAACTGTTGCCCAGTCTACTAATAACGGCTATGGTGTCGCGGGTGTTGCCTACGAAGCTAGTTTAATGCCCCTAAAAGTATTAAGTAGTTACGGTGGCGGCACTGTCGCCGATATTGCCGAAGCGATTAAATTTGCAGCAGATAACGGCGCTGATGTAATTAATATGAGCTTGGGCGGCGGTGGTGAAAGCCAAATAATGAAGGAAGCCATAGATTACGCCTACGGTAAAGGTGTCGTAATTGTAGCGGCGGCAGGAAATGAAAATCAAAATTCCGCTTCTTATCCCGCTCGTTATCCCCACGTTATCGCCGTAGCCGCCTACGATGCCGCAAGTATAAAAGCTCCCTACTCTAACTTTGGCGCGGGGGTAGATATTTCCGCTCCTGGGGGTAGCGATGCTGGCAAGATTTTACAAGACACTATCGACCCAGAAACGGGCGTAGCATCGATTCAGGGCTTTCAAGGTACAAGCATGGCAGCGCCTCACGTAGCAGGGGTTGCAGCTTTAATTAGAGCCTCTGGAGTCACGCCACCAGAGGAAGTATTGGAGGTTTTACAAAAGTCTTCGAGAGGTATTCAAGAAGATGGTTTGAATTACTACGGTGCAGGACAATTAGATGCCGCCGCCGCCGTCAAACTAGCTCAAGCCGGAAAAATTAGCTTTCCCCACTTCTTTCGCTGGTTGCGCGAAAATGGCTACCTTAGTTTACGCTTTTGGATTGATGGCGGTGCGATCGCTCTATTACCTAAAATTGCCATGGTACTTGGCTCTTACTTACTAGCATGGTTTTTAGGCGCTTACTTTCCTTTTGCCTGGAGTTGGGCTTTAAGTAGCGGTTTAATTGCGGGAAGTTCGGGTTTATTTTTCCTGCGCGGTTTGTACGTTTACGATTTACCTCAATGGCCCTTCCGCGTATTGGGTAGCTCTATTCCCGAATTAGGTAATGCTTTAACTGGCGATAGCGTCCTCAATCCTCTATTTGCCAGTGTATTAATTCCTGTTGCCTTAATTGCTTTATTTCTTGGACATCCTAGCTGGAAATGGTTTGCTATTGGTACATCGCTCGGAGTTGCTAGTTGCTTGCTTGTCAGCGCGGTAGTTACGCCGGATATATGGTGGTTGGGAGAAGGCTTTATTGCCCGTACTTTCTTAATTGGCAACGCTGCTCTTTGTTATGGACTAGCATGGTTAGCGATGAAGGGAGAAACTAAAACAGCATGA
- a CDS encoding polysaccharide deacetylase family protein: MLCIKHKDKSTVLSNLIIKQFKKILPLALLILPTWQANALASDLPETKSSDRLCTTLLNSDKVGLTTAVNRLVQVASWVGGVETIFQTMNHNLAPQLAAYFNPSIWPKISDRATKAKVPVFMYHDILPEKEVFFDVTVKELEQHLSLIKAQGLTPISYDQLVNHLRTGLPLPEKPIMLTFDDGYGGHYEYAYPLLKKYGYPAVFSVYTSNMGKDTGRTHVNWEQLKEMAANPLITIASHSVTHPKDLRALADDQLKIEIEQSKQTLEAQLGIKIDYFTYPEGKYDQRVAKFVEKAGYRSALTMSDTDERFAGESESLVAISRFGQSRLAQALVDVEASPISQAWGGAKLPNFWGGGFDFTSEVQVNKTIIDETNFTLISGGKPVTIHAKSRYQVPEIIAGTEAVAAVDGGFFSLKFLDSNVMIGPVLSQINNKFIPGYRGETPKLKGRPLVLISPQSARFIGFEPSLHNTLEGIEAAMPNVTDAFVAAAWLVKDNQPQRAETFGSLFDYDAIRHRAFWGINQAGQPTVGVSNDPIDSVSLGSALAKAGLRDAVMLDSGASTSLAYKGESLVGYIPRPVPHVVALMPPLSTLKSPDCVVAQR; the protein is encoded by the coding sequence ATGCTGTGTATTAAGCACAAAGATAAATCAACGGTTCTTTCAAATTTAATAATTAAACAATTTAAAAAAATATTACCTTTAGCTTTATTAATACTTCCGACTTGGCAAGCTAATGCTTTAGCGTCGGACTTACCAGAAACAAAATCGAGCGATCGCCTTTGTACAACTCTCCTAAATTCTGACAAAGTTGGTTTGACTACCGCCGTCAACAGGCTTGTACAAGTAGCTAGTTGGGTCGGTGGAGTAGAAACAATCTTCCAAACAATGAATCACAATTTAGCACCTCAATTAGCTGCCTACTTTAACCCTAGTATTTGGCCAAAAATTAGCGATCGCGCAACTAAGGCAAAAGTTCCGGTATTTATGTATCACGACATCTTACCGGAAAAAGAAGTATTTTTTGATGTCACAGTTAAAGAACTCGAACAGCATTTAAGTTTAATTAAAGCCCAAGGCTTAACGCCGATTAGTTACGACCAGCTAGTAAATCATTTACGTACAGGTTTACCCCTACCAGAAAAACCAATTATGTTGACTTTTGATGATGGCTACGGCGGTCATTACGAGTATGCTTATCCTTTGTTAAAAAAGTACGGCTATCCAGCAGTTTTTTCGGTGTATACCTCGAACATGGGCAAGGATACGGGTAGAACTCATGTAAATTGGGAACAGCTAAAAGAAATGGCTGCCAATCCCTTAATAACAATCGCATCTCATAGCGTAACTCACCCAAAAGACTTAAGGGCATTGGCTGATGACCAGCTAAAAATAGAAATTGAGCAATCAAAACAAACCCTCGAAGCCCAGCTAGGAATTAAGATTGATTACTTTACGTATCCCGAAGGAAAGTATGACCAAAGGGTAGCAAAGTTTGTAGAAAAAGCTGGCTATCGTTCAGCGCTGACGATGAGCGATACCGACGAGCGCTTTGCAGGAGAATCGGAAAGTCTGGTGGCGATTTCTCGTTTTGGACAATCGAGGTTGGCACAAGCCTTAGTAGACGTAGAAGCAAGCCCTATTTCTCAAGCTTGGGGAGGGGCAAAACTACCTAATTTTTGGGGTGGTGGGTTTGACTTCACTTCCGAAGTGCAAGTAAATAAAACAATTATTGACGAAACCAATTTCACGCTAATTTCTGGAGGGAAACCTGTTACTATCCACGCCAAAAGCCGCTACCAAGTACCAGAAATCATCGCAGGAACTGAGGCTGTAGCCGCCGTTGATGGCGGTTTTTTCTCCTTAAAGTTCTTAGACTCAAATGTAATGATTGGGCCAGTATTGAGCCAAATAAATAATAAATTTATTCCTGGTTATCGGGGGGAAACTCCTAAATTAAAGGGGCGACCTTTAGTGTTAATTAGTCCGCAAAGCGCAAGATTTATTGGTTTTGAGCCTTCTTTACACAACACCTTAGAGGGCATAGAAGCAGCAATGCCTAATGTTACGGATGCTTTTGTCGCCGCCGCTTGGCTAGTTAAGGACAATCAACCCCAAAGGGCTGAAACTTTTGGGAGTTTGTTTGATTATGATGCCATTCGCCATCGGGCTTTTTGGGGAATTAATCAAGCAGGACAGCCAACAGTTGGGGTATCTAACGATCCGATTGATTCGGTATCTTTGGGAAGCGCCCTAGCTAAAGCTGGATTAAGAGATGCGGTGATGCTAGATTCTGGGGCTAGTACATCCTTGGCTTATAAGGGAGAATCATTAGTTGGTTATATTCCCCGTCCCGTACCTCATGTAGTGGCGCTGATGCCACCATTGTCTACACTAAAATCGCCTGATTGTGTTGTAGCGCAAAGGTAA
- a CDS encoding glycosyltransferase: MRTLYFLVPGTGAKFACGGLWAELKTFNLAKQVCNSEVVTYRQREKNTLFIDQVLQNKDLDEAIFVISWGFDIAKLVAKLKHHHVVYHAHSAGYKFNLPANIPIVTVSRNTMGYWGQKSPNSLIYYLPNQIGEEFSNFHLERDIDVLVQKRKSSQYLMQQLIPALQKQCNVFVVDSYVENLAKLFNRTKVYLYDSAEYWAVQGVSEGFGLQPLEAMACGCQVFSSINNGLSDYLDPGFNCYKIAGYSQQYDVQRILKVVASPLTFDLPEQILKEYRVKNITQRLQIILEDINSFFDGNYNADIKSLTRIQTTKLLVQNNLNKLKKKLSK; the protein is encoded by the coding sequence ATGAGGACATTGTACTTTTTAGTCCCTGGTACGGGGGCTAAATTTGCCTGTGGTGGCTTATGGGCGGAGTTAAAAACCTTTAATCTTGCCAAACAAGTCTGCAACTCCGAAGTTGTTACTTATCGTCAACGAGAAAAAAACACCTTATTTATTGATCAAGTCCTCCAAAACAAAGATTTAGATGAGGCGATTTTTGTTATTAGCTGGGGCTTTGATATTGCTAAACTTGTTGCTAAATTGAAGCATCATCATGTCGTTTATCATGCCCACAGCGCCGGTTACAAGTTTAATTTACCTGCAAATATACCAATTGTTACCGTTAGCCGCAATACCATGGGTTATTGGGGGCAAAAGTCGCCTAATTCTTTAATTTACTATCTACCCAATCAAATCGGTGAAGAATTTAGCAATTTTCACCTCGAACGCGATATTGATGTTTTGGTGCAAAAACGCAAGTCTTCGCAGTATCTGATGCAACAATTAATACCAGCATTGCAAAAGCAATGTAATGTATTTGTCGTTGATTCTTATGTAGAAAATTTAGCTAAATTATTTAATCGTACCAAAGTTTATCTCTATGATTCTGCTGAATATTGGGCGGTGCAAGGAGTTAGCGAAGGTTTTGGACTGCAACCATTAGAAGCAATGGCTTGTGGATGTCAAGTTTTTTCCAGTATCAATAATGGATTGTCGGATTACTTAGATCCAGGTTTTAATTGCTACAAAATTGCTGGTTACTCCCAACAATACGATGTTCAACGTATATTAAAAGTGGTAGCAAGTCCTTTAACATTTGACTTACCAGAGCAGATTTTAAAGGAGTATAGAGTAAAAAATATTACTCAACGCTTGCAAATAATTCTTGAAGATATTAATAGCTTCTTTGATGGCAATTACAACGCTGATATAAAAAGTTTGACACGAATTCAAACTACTAAGCTGCTGGTACAAAATAACCTTAATAAGCTGAAAAAAAAGTTATCTAAATAA
- a CDS encoding tetratricopeptide repeat protein: MSDISLGSRYNSLIDRIVQTTLKGQISSKEQVYQLLRQEVELGTGELFERSLSQQIQTAEQQNSQTDELKQAKAMRSLRALKTIQGEWERVQKDLAVSSTLNAGLETIIAAQKDEALGALLKLIDPNRNPALTLSQIQQLAKSLQQTDREEFNQLAQGLTSGIASWQQLQEYLISWMYDNREPLGFVGVPGQKGPWSVWAKQTNSPLMRSLFNTLALQQPIDEWISKQNDISLSAWVELAVTMQCLQQGLVAWFNKQAYNAKAGANLAFSTFLTFASIWSQLANGLQKSSISSNYLDSCFQITLQILRTFAQTKDFPLYGGIFALLSGDRLRFTLSYFDEPLRQVEGTQEKARILTLLGYSLQALGQIEPAKAFAQQAMEIAQTQGDIPCEIANLNHLSRACVTQKDYQSAINYSQRALILARQSGEKLGEANALTNLGYSQVFQAQQLQSELEVYESAIQYLQQGLELSQRLGDLQSQALCCSSLGVAYLVLSQPQSAIPFLEQALQSARISGDLYLQGQNFASLASAYYSTQNIEMAMTAGSLGMYLLEQIGSEQWRQSAGLLTILQGQIGEVAFQAMLKQCKAQIIQVIGVDGYDYLSELLKQYQNSL, from the coding sequence ATGTCAGATATATCTTTAGGAAGTCGCTATAATTCCCTCATCGATCGCATTGTACAGACTACTTTAAAAGGTCAAATAAGCTCTAAAGAGCAGGTTTATCAATTACTGCGTCAAGAAGTAGAACTAGGTACAGGAGAACTATTTGAGCGCTCTTTGTCTCAACAAATTCAAACTGCCGAGCAACAAAATAGCCAAACTGACGAATTAAAGCAAGCAAAAGCAATGCGTAGCCTCCGCGCCCTCAAAACTATTCAAGGCGAGTGGGAGCGCGTGCAGAAGGATTTAGCCGTTTCTAGTACCCTAAATGCTGGCTTAGAAACGATAATTGCCGCCCAGAAGGACGAAGCTCTTGGTGCTTTGCTAAAACTAATTGACCCCAATCGCAACCCAGCTTTGACTCTTAGCCAAATTCAGCAATTAGCTAAAAGTCTGCAACAGACAGATAGAGAAGAATTTAACCAATTAGCTCAAGGTTTAACTTCCGGAATAGCCTCTTGGCAACAGTTACAAGAGTATTTAATTAGCTGGATGTACGACAACCGCGAACCACTAGGCTTTGTAGGTGTACCCGGACAAAAAGGCCCTTGGAGTGTATGGGCAAAACAAACAAATAGTCCCTTAATGCGATCGCTTTTTAATACCTTAGCATTACAACAGCCCATAGATGAATGGATTTCAAAGCAAAACGATATCAGTTTAAGCGCTTGGGTAGAACTTGCTGTAACCATGCAATGCTTGCAACAAGGCTTAGTCGCTTGGTTCAACAAACAGGCTTACAATGCCAAAGCTGGGGCTAATTTAGCTTTTTCTACCTTTTTGACTTTTGCCTCTATTTGGTCGCAACTAGCTAATGGTTTGCAAAAATCATCAATTTCTAGCAATTATCTAGATAGCTGTTTTCAAATTACCTTGCAAATTCTCCGCACTTTTGCCCAAACGAAAGATTTTCCTCTTTATGGGGGGATTTTTGCTTTACTTAGTGGCGATCGCTTACGTTTTACTTTAAGCTATTTTGACGAACCCTTAAGGCAAGTTGAAGGTACGCAAGAAAAAGCGCGAATTTTAACTTTACTTGGCTATTCTCTCCAAGCTTTGGGACAAATAGAACCAGCAAAAGCTTTTGCCCAGCAAGCAATGGAAATTGCTCAAACCCAAGGCGATATTCCTTGTGAAATTGCCAATCTCAATCATCTTAGTCGCGCTTGCGTTACCCAAAAAGATTATCAAAGCGCCATTAATTACAGCCAACGAGCGTTAATTTTGGCTCGTCAATCTGGGGAGAAATTAGGAGAAGCCAATGCTTTAACAAATCTTGGCTACAGCCAAGTATTTCAAGCGCAGCAACTCCAAAGCGAACTAGAAGTATACGAAAGTGCTATTCAATATCTCCAGCAAGGATTAGAATTATCCCAACGCTTAGGAGACTTACAGAGTCAGGCTTTATGCTGTAGCAGTTTAGGCGTAGCTTATCTGGTGCTTTCTCAACCTCAAAGTGCTATTCCTTTTTTAGAACAGGCTTTACAATCTGCGCGAATTTCGGGGGATTTATACCTGCAAGGACAAAACTTTGCTTCCTTAGCCTCTGCTTACTACAGCACTCAAAATATAGAAATGGCAATGACTGCGGGAAGTTTGGGAATGTATTTATTAGAGCAAATTGGCTCGGAGCAATGGCGACAATCGGCGGGATTATTGACGATTTTGCAAGGACAAATTGGCGAAGTAGCTTTTCAAGCAATGCTTAAGCAATGCAAGGCGCAAATTATTCAAGTCATTGGTGTAGATGGGTACGATTATCTAAGCGAACTACTAAAACAATATCAAAACTCTCTTTAG